The sequence GTACTCTTCGCGGACCTCGCCGATGACGCGGATAAAGACCGTAGCCTCCTCGGGAGCAGCGGCGACGCCGGCTGCGGCCGTGCGGGTGAGGGCGAGCAACAGGACAGAGAGACCAGCCGTTTTCACGAAGCGAATCCTAGCGGGGAGCTCTCCGGAGTGTCAAAACCGCCCTGACGCCCTTGACGCCGGGCCCGCGATCTGGGGTAATCAGGGCGCTGCCCTGGAGCAGACAAATCAAGGAGTTCAACAAAATGAAGACCGCGAGGTGGGCGTGTGGCTTGCTGACCCTGGGCCTGCTGGGCCTGGGGGCGAACATGGGGGGGGCCCAGGAGGCCAAGAAGTCCGAGGAGACCAAGAAGGCTGCTCCGGCCATGCCCCCGCTGCCGAAGCCCGGGCCCGAGCATGAGTTCCTAAAGAACGACGTCGGCGTCTGGGACGCAACGGTGGAGATGTTGGGCGGCCCCCCCAATGTTTCCAAGGGGGTGGAGACGGACACCATGCTCGGGGGCCTCTGGCTGGTGACCGATTTCAAAAGCGAGATGATGAACCAACCTTTCCAGGGGCACGGCGTGACCGGCTACGACCCCGCC is a genomic window of Vicinamibacteria bacterium containing:
- a CDS encoding DUF1579 domain-containing protein, with protein sequence MKTARWACGLLTLGLLGLGANMGGAQEAKKSEETKKAAPAMPPLPKPGPEHEFLKNDVGVWDATVEMLGGPPNVSKGVETDTMLGGLWLVTDFKSEMMNQPFQGHGVTGYDPAKKKYVGTWVDSMSSGLQISESIYDASKKTMTGWIEGPDMTGKTAKIKAVTEYKDPDTRVFTMYFPGPDGKEAPGMRITYKRRK